Below is a window of Pseudodesulfovibrio sp. 5S69 DNA.
GTTCTGCGACGTGGCCATCGACTCGTGCGGATAGGAACATCGAACGGCGCGGTACCCCATGCGGCATGATTTCAACGACATACGGCCCACCCTGTGGCGGGCGTTTAAGCTCCTGCTGGCCGTGGCCTGCCTGGCCGCGCTGTTGTCGTGCGTGCGCTCCGGGCCGCTCTTCCGGTCCGGAAAGACTGCACCGACCGTCCCGAAGGCCGCCGAAGCCGACACGGCGGAAGCCCGCGAAGCCGGGGGCGCAAGGGATGCGGAGGCCGCGGACATCCCTGAGATGGCGGATATCGCCGAGATGGCGGGAAACGCGGAGGAGGGCGCCGGTCTGTCGGCCGCGCTGTCCGTCGGCGAGGGTTGCCTGTACCGTGACGAGGCGGTCAGGCGGCTGACCCTGCGGCCCGTGCGCGAGCCCTTGTCCATCCCGGCCTGCGACATGTTCTTCCCCCTGTCCAACGTGGAGGGCGCGCGGAACATGGCCCGGCTGGACATCAGGAGCCAGGGGCTCGACTCCTGGCGCGCCCTGGAGAGCCCGGTGCAGCGCAGCCTGGAATACGCCCTGAACATGCCCGCGGACGAGCCCGCCCTGGCCCGGCCCGGCATGTCCCTGACCTGGGGCCAGGTGGTCCGCTCGCTCACGGAATTTCTCGACCTGCTGCCGCACCTGGACGCGGACCCGGACCTGCTGGCCCAGCGGTTCGTCTGGTACGGCATGCGCCAGAAGCCGCTCATGACCGGCTACTACACCCCGGAGATCGAGGCCAGCCTGACCCGGCGGCCCGGCTACGAGTACCCCATCTACGGCGTGCCCGAGGACCTGCGCTACGGTCCGGTGCGCGGGCGCTACCGGTTCTACCGCGTGGACAAGGGGCGGGTGCTGTCGTACTACAAGCGCGGGGACGTGGACCTGCGCAAGGTCCTGTCCGGGCGCGGGCTCGAGATCGCCTGGGCCAAGGACCCGGTAGACGTCTTCTACATGCAGGTGGAAGGCTGCGGCCGGCTTCGGCTGCCCGACGGGACCACCCGCAACGTGCTTTACGGGGCCAAGAACGGCCACGGCTTCCGCTCGCTGGGCCGCATCCTCCACGCCAAGGGGTTGCTCCCGGACGGGCATCTGGCCAAGGAGGACGTGAAACGATATTTCGCCAAGCATCCCGAACGGATGTTTCAGCTCATGGCCGAAAATCGAAGCTACGTGTTCTTCCGTCTGGAGAACTCGCCGCCCGAGGGAACCATCGGAAAGCCGTTGACGCCGATGGTTTCACTGGCTACAGACCGAAAGCTCCTGCCGCTCGGCAGCCTGCTGGCCTTTGAGGCTGAGATTCCGGAGGCCCGCGACGGCCGCCCGGCGGGAAAGCGCAAGGTCGCGGGTATCGGCCTGGCCCAGGACACGGGCACGGCCATCCGGGGCCCCCATGTCGATTATTACATAGGCGAGGGCAACGCGGTGGCGCCCATCGCCAGCAACATCAAGACCGAGGCCACCGTGTACCTCCTCATAAGCAAAGAAGCATTGATCAATGGCTGACATCACACAAGATTCCATCAAGAGTACCATTCGTGACGCCGTGGCCCACCAGATCCGGTCCGTCATGGACTGGCATTACGGCGAGCCCGTGTACGAGGGCGACCCCGCCGACGACCTGAGCGGATTGCAGGGGCTGCGCGAACTGGTGGCCCGCCAGCACTGGGCCAATTTCCAGCTCTGGCACGTCGAGGACCGCGCTCGGCGCAAGGACGTGGATGCCCGCGTCATCGCGGACTGCAAGTACGCCATCGACAAGCTCAACCAGAAGCGCAACGACCTCATCGAGCGGGTGGACGAGTGCCTCATTTCCATGATGGAGCCGCTCCTGCCCAGTGAGGCCCCGGAGCGGTACAACACCGAGACCGCGGGCGCGGCCCTGGACCGGCTGTCTATCCAGGCGCTCAAGATATATCATATGAAAGAGCAGTGTTCGCGCAAGGATGTGGATGAAGACCACATCCGGCAGTGCGACAACAAGGTCGGCGTGCTCAAACGCCAGCACAACGATCTGGAACGGGCCATCCTGGAGCTGATCGACGAGTATTTCGCCGGGACCAAGAAGCCCAAGGTCTATTTCCAATTCAAGATGTACAACGACCCCAAGCTCAACCCGGAACTCTACGGAAACAAGAAATAGGGGAGCCCCCATGTCCCGGTACGAAACCGTCATCGGTCTGGAAGTCCATGCCCAACTGAAAACCGAGAGCAAGATCTTCTGCTCCTGCTCCACCAAGTTCGGAAACGAGCCCAACGAGAACGTCTGTGCAGTCTGCTCCGGCATGCCCGGCGTGCTGCCCGTGCTCAACGAAAAGGTCGCCGAATACGCGACCAAGGCCGGCCTGGCCACGGACTGCGAGATCAACCTCAAGTCCGTGTTCGCGCGCAAGAACTACTTCTATCCCGACCTGCCCAAGGGGTACCAGATTTCCCAGTTCGAGCTGCCCATCTGCGAGCACGGCCACGTCGACATCGAGGTGGACGGCGAGAAGAAGCGCGTGGGCCTGACCCGCATCCACATGGAAGAGGACGCGGGCAAGAACATCCACTCCGCGGCCGACAACGCCAGCTTCGTGGACCTGAACCGGACCGGCGTGCCGCTCATCGAGATCGTGTCCGAGCCGGACATGCGCTCGGCCGAGGAGGCCGTGGCCTACCTCAAGGAGCTGCGTTCGGTGCTGCTGTATCTCGGTATCTGCGACGGCAACATGGAGGAGGGCTCTTTCCGCTGCGACGCCAACGTGTCCATCCGGCCCTACGGGCAGGAGGAGTTCGGCACCCGCGCGGAGCTGAAGAACCTCAACTCCTTCAAGCACATCCAAAAGGCCATCGAGTACGAGGTGGAGCGCCAGATCGACCTGGTCGAGGACGGCGACAAGGTCATCCAGGAGACCCGGCTGTACAACGTGGACAAGGGTACGACCCACTCCATGCGCGGCAAGGAGGAGGCCCACGATTACCGCTATTTCCCGGACCCCGACCTGGTGCCGCTGGTCCTGGACCAGGCCTGGGTGGACAAGTGGAAGTCCGAGCTGCCCGAGCTGCCCGCGGCCAAGCGCGAGCGGTTCATGGCCGAATACACCCTGGCCGACTACGACGCTGCCCTGATCACCAACGACCTCGCCGTGGCCGACTATTTCGAGGCCGCGGTCAAGGCCTATGCGGGCGACCCCAAGAAGGTCACCAACTGGGTGGTCGGCGAACTGCTGCCGTTCTGCCACGAGAGCGGGGCCGAGGCGTGCGGGGTCAAGCTGACCCCGGAGAAACTGGCCGGGCTGCTCGCCCTGGTGGACGACGGGACCATCTCGGTCAAGATCGGCAAGGACATCTTCCGCGACCTGTGCGCGTCCGGCGACGACCCGGCCGAATACGTCAAGGCCAAGGGACTGGTCCAGGTGTCCGACACCTCCGAGCTCGAAGCCATGGTCGACCAGGTCATCGCCGACAACCCGTCCGAGGTCGAGGCCTTCAAGGGCGGCAAGAAAAAGCTCATGGGCTTCTTCATGGGCCAGGTCATGCGTCTGTCCAAAGGCCAGGCCAACCCCGGCGTGGTCACGCAGTTGTTCAACAAGAAACTTTCGTAAGGAAGACCGGGGGGGAACTTTTGAAAAAGTTTCCCCCCGGCCCCCCCTTTCAAAACTTTTTGTCGCCACGCCGCCAGGGAGTTTACAGGGGAAAGTCCATTCCTCTAGGCGGCGTGGGGGTGCGTTCTCCGTACTCTGTATATTGGACGGAAGGGTGGTGCCCGCACCGCCCGGCGCATACGAGGAGTTTCGTTGACCCCGATACTACCTGCGCCGCGATAAAAAGTTTTGAAGGGGAGTCCAGAGGGGAAACTTTTCCAAAAGTTTCCCCTCTGGCCGCCGGAGGCAACCAAAAATGACCGAACACATTCAGTATTCTCCCGAGAAAGACGCCCTGATCCTGCTTGACCAGCGGTACCTGCCCAACCGGGAGGACTGGTTCGAGTGCAAGACCACGGACGACATCTGCTACGCCCTGGTGGTCATGGTCGTGCGCGGCGCGCCTGCCATCGGCGTGACCGCCGCCTACGGCTGCTACCTGGCCGGGCGCGAGGTGCAGGGCATGGACGGCGACTGGAAGGCGAACCTGTCGGCCAAGCTGGACCAGATCCACGAAGCCCGGCCCACGGCGGTGAACCTGCGCTGGGCCGTGCGCGAGATGCGCCGTATCTGGGAAGAGGCGGGCGACGTCTCCCTGGATGCATTGCTGGACATCTGGCTCGATCGGGCCAAGGAGATCCACGCGGGCGACATCGAAATGTGCGAGTTGATCGGCAAGTTCGGCGGCGAGCTCATCGACGACGGGGACACCGTGATGACCCACTGCAACGCGGGTGCGCTGGCCACGGCCGGATACGGCACGGCGCTGGGCGTGATCCGGGGGGCCATCGACCAGGGCAAGAAGGTTTCGGTCATCGCCAACGAGACCCGGCCGTTTCTGCAGGGCGCGCGGCTGACCGCATACGAGCTGCACAAGGACGGCATCCCGGTCAAGGTGGCCTGCGACAATGCCTGCGCCCTGCTGATGAAGCGCGGCCTGGTGGACAAGGTCGTGGTCGGCGCGGACCGGATCACGGCCAACGGCGACGCGGTCAACAAAATCGGGACGTTCGGGGTAGCCATCATCGCGAAACGGTTCAACATCCCGTTCTACGTGGCCGCGCCGGTATACACCATCGACCCGGAGACGCCGACCGGCGACGACGTGCCCATAGAGGACCGCGATCCGCGCGAAGTGACGCACATAGGCGACCACCGCATCCCGCCCGAGGGGGTGGAGGTCTACAACCTGGCTTTCGACCCCACGCCCAACGAACTCATCGCGGGCATCATCACCGAAAAGGGGGTGCTGTATCCCCCCTATGACCTTGCCATCAAGAAATTGTTCATGTAACAGACCAATTCAAGGTATGGGTTAACATCGGGGCAGAACTGCATTGCGGTTTTGCCCTTTTTTGTTTCCGGGGGAGCCGTGTTCTAATGGACACTCCCGCCCGTGGCCTTGTAGTACTATGGGGCACAACCTACAGCTTCAAGGATGGGTCCATCATGAAGATGAAGAGCGTCAATACTGCCATAGCCCTGCTGATCGCGACCAGCATGGCCGTTTCGATCCTGGTCGCCGTGCTCTGGGTCAGCTACGACACGCGGCAGACCGTGTTCGACGAGGGCAAGGTGGCCATGAACAACATGGTCGCCCAGACCATGGCCGCATTGGACAACTATATCGCTCAGACCGACGAGATGGTGCGCATGCTCGCCTCGCAGCAGGCCGTGGCCGACGCCCTGGCCGGGCGGGACGCTCTGCCCGCGTCCTGGCTGTTCAAGGACCTTCTGTCCACATCCAACGGCTACTGGGCGGCGTTCGCCTTCGACAGGAACGGCAAGGTGGTGGCCGGATACAACGCCAAGGAGCAGAACCTGGCCGGAGCGGACCGCAGTTCGCGCGAGTACGTCAAGGCCATCCTGTCCGGCAAGTCGGACCATTATCTGTCCAACGACATCCTTATTTCCAAGAGTGGCGGCGGGATTCTCATCTTTGCCGCGGCCGCAGTGGTCCGCGACCACACGGGCGAGATCGTCGGCGGGGTCGGGCTGTTTCCCAAGTGGGACAATTTTACCTCCAAGTTCATCGACCCCTTCCGCGTGGCGGGCAGCGGGTATGCCTACATGCTCGACGACAAGGGGCGGATAATCGCCCATGCAGTGAACAAGGATCTGTACCTCAAGGACATGTCTGATCAGGAGTTCGCCAAGGTCGCCATGAGCGCGAAAAAGGGCGAGACCACCTACATGTGGGAGGGCCGTGAGAAGTACATGGTCTTCGACACCGCGTCCAAGACCGGCTGGAAGGTGGTCATGAGTGCCTATGAGGACGACCTGGCCGCGGCGGCCCACAACCAGCGCGACGAGCTGGCCACGGGCGGGGCGATCCTGGGCATCCTCCTGGTGGGGGTGCTGATCTTCGCCGTGCGGCGGACCATCACCAACCCGGTGAAGAACATTCTGGGGTTCGCCTCCGAGGTGGCCGCCGGCGACCTGCAGGCCCGCCTGGAGGGAAAATACAAATTCGAGTTCAAGACTCTGGCCGCGCAGATCGAGACCATGGTGCACGAGCTCAAGGTCAAGCTCGGTTTTTCCGAGGGCGTGCTCCAGGGCATCGCCCTGCCGTGCGCCCTGGTGGGGGAGGACCATACGCTGCTGTGGGTCAATCCGCAGATGTGCGACCTGCTTCAGCGGTCCGATCCGCCCGAGAGCTACGTGGGGCTGGCGCCCGGCGAGTTCTTCTACGGTGAGCCGGACCGGAAGACCCTGTCCGACCGCGCCGTGGAACAGCAGCAGCGGCTGGACAACGAGACCGCGTACACCCGCGTGGACGGCTCGGTCATTAACGTCCAGGTAACCTCCACGCCGTTTTACGACATGGACGGCCAACTGCTCGGCTCCCTGACCATATGGGTCGACGTGACCGAGATCCGCGGGCAGCAGAAGCTCATCGAAGAGCAGAACGAACGCATCTCCGTGGCCGCCGGACAGGCGCGGGAGATTTCCCTGTCCCTGTCCAGTGCGGCCGAGGAACTGTCCGCGCAGATGGAGGAGGGCAAGCGCGGGTCCGAGGACCAGCGGGCCAGGGCGGCCGAGACCGCCTCGGCCATGGAGCAGATGAACGCTTCGGTGCTCGACGTGGCCCGCAACGCCAGCCAGGCTTCCGAGGACGCGGACCAGGCCAAAAGCCACGCCCAGCGCGGTGAGGAGATGGTCAACCAGGTCATCGAATCCGTGGGCGAGGTCCAGGCGCAGACCGAGGAACTCAGGCTGTCCATGGAGGCCCTCGGTTCCGAGGCCAAGGACATCGGCAACGTGCTCGAAGTGATCACGGACATAGCGGACCAGACCAACCTGCTGGCCCTGAACGCGGCCATCGAGGCGGCCCGCGCCGGAGACGCCGGGCGAGGTTTCGCGGTGGTGGCCGACGAGGTGCGCAAGCTGGCCGAGAAGACCATGGCCGCCACCAGCGAAGTGGGCGAGGCCATCCGCCACATCCAGGAGATGACCGGGCGCAACGTCGGGGCGACCGAACAGGCGGCCCAGGCCGTGGAGCGCAGCACCGATCTGGCCCGCGAGTCGGGCAAGGCGCTGCTTGAGATCGTCGGCCGGGTGGAGACCGCCTCGGACCAGGTGCGGATCATCGCAGCGGCCGCCGAGGAGCAGTCCGCCACCAGCGACGAGATCAACCAGGCCACGGACGACATCAACCACATCTCCATGGACACCTACCAGGTCATGCAGAGCGCCAACGAGGCCATCCAGGAGGTGGCCGCCATGGCCACGCGGCTGAACGAGGTCATCGAGGACATGGCAGGCCAGGGGTGATCCCGCCGTCAACAATGGACTCGACTTTCAAATGCGGATAGGGTAACCCCGCGCTTCCCGCTCAAGGAAAGCGCGGGGTTCACGCATTATCGCGCCATCAAACACCATCCGGAGCCAAACATGCTGCCGATCGTCGCCCTGGTGGGCCGCCCCAACGTGGGCAAATCCACCCTCTTCAACCGACTTCTGAGGAAGTCGCGGTCCATCACCCACGACCTGCCCGGGGTGACGCGCGACCGCATCTATGGCGAGTGCATCATGGGCGAGACCCGGTTCGACCTCATCGATACCGGGGGCATGGTCCTCGAATCCGAAGCAACGCCCGAACTGTCCAAGGACTTCGAGGATGAGATCTTCGAGCAGGCCCGGGAGGCCATCAACGAGGCCAACGCCATCCTCTTCGTGGTCGACGGCAAGGAGGGGCTGACCCCGTTGGATCAGCAGGCGGCCGAGTACGTGCGCCGCTCCGGCAAGCCGGTGCTCATGCTGGTCAACAAGGTGGACGGTTCCGAGTTCGAGGCGCACATGACCGCCGAGTTCCACTCTTTGGGCATCGAGTTCCTGCCCGTGTCCGCGGCCCACGGCTACAACCTGCACGGGGTGCGCGACCGGGTCCGCAAATTCGTCAAGGGGTTGGGGCTGCCCGAGGATGTGGACGACGGCGTGGAAAAGGGGCTCAGGCTGACCCTGCTCGGCCGTCCCAACGCGGGCAAGTCCTCGATCATCAACGCGCTCATCGGCAAGGACCGGCTGATCGTCTCGGACGTGGCCGGGACCACCCGCGACTCCATCGACGTGACCTTCGAGAAGCAGGGCAAGCGGTACACCTTCGTGGACACGGCGGGCGTGCGCAAGCGGGCCAACATCCAGGACCACCTGGAGAAGATCAGCGTCATCCGGGCGCTCAAGAACTCCAAGCGGTCCGACGTGACCATCCTGGCCATCGACATCACCCTGGGCGTGGGGCGGCAGGACAAGCGGCTGATCGAATTTTTGGCCAAGGAGAAGACCCCGTTCATCGTGGTCGTCAACAAGGCCGACCTCATTCCCCGTAGCGAGACCAACCGGGCGCTTGAGGCGTTCCGGGAGGAGTTGCGACTGGTCCCGCACGTGCCCGTGGTCATGACCAGCGCGGTCAAGGGGCTGGGCATCGGCAAGCTCCTGCCCATGGCCGAGGCCATGCGCCGGGAGTGCGAAATCCGCGTGGGCACCGGCGAGTTGAACCGGGCCATGCAGGCCGTGGTGGAGAAATTGCAGCCCCCGGTGGTCAAGCGCAGGCGGCCCAAGTTCTACTACGTCACCCAGGCGGACGAGCCCATCCCGACTTTCGTCTTTTTCTGCAACGACCACACCATCGTCAAGACGTCCTACGTGCGTTATCTGGAGAATCAGTTCCGCAAGCTGCTCGGCATCAAGTCCGCGCCGGTGAACATCGTGTTCCGCTCCAGCCACGATAAGAAGGAATGGGAAAAGGCGCGCGGCATCTCGGCGCTGGGCAAGCGCGGCCCGGGCCGCGAGCGCATCGGCGGGGCCAAGACGCGCCGACACGAGGAGAAGTACAAGGCGCTCAAGAGCAAGCGCCGCCGCGAGGAGCGAGAGGCCCAGGACGCGAAGGGCGGCAAGGGGAAAAAAGGCAAATAGGGGTCATCTTTATTGACAATCCGCGCGGGAAAAGTGTAGACGGACTTTCCTCAATGCGAACAGCGTCTTTTCGCGCGCAAAGAGTTTGGAGAAGTGGCCGAGCTGGCTGAAGGCGCACGCCTGCTAAGCGTGTTATGGGTGTAAAGCTCATACGAGGGTTCAAATCCCTCCTTCTCCGCCAGACAGTAAAGGGGTTACGTGAAATTCACGTAACCCCCTTTTTGTGTCCTGCAAACGGCGGTGCGTCTTTGCAAGGGCATCCCTTTGGGATAGAATAGACGCACGATCGGCATTTCCCCATCAAACATTGCGGCCGACAGGCGGCAAGAGGCAACAGATATGAATTACGACGTATTGTTCCATTTCGACCATGATCCACAGGCCCTGGATATCGCCATCAGCAACATCAAGAATTACCGGAACGCTTTTTCCGAAGACCGGCCCGCCGTGGTGCTGGTGGTCAACGGGCCGGGGGTGCGCTTCCTGGACCGGGACGGCGAACACGCGGCGCAGCTAAACGAGGTGCTCGCCCTCGGCGTGGCGGTCAAGGTGTGCAACAATGCCCTGACGCACTTCAACATCGACCCCGCGCGGCTTTGCGCCGGCTGTGAGGTGGTCCCCGCCGGGGTGGTGGAGATCGTGGAATTGCAGCGCCGGGGCTTCGCCTACGTGAAGCCCTAGGGGGCGCGGGATTCTCCGCGTCGTGCATTCGGGCTGCCGGGCTACATGCCCAGGCCGCACGCGCTGAAGACCGGGGTGCCCTGGCGCAGGGTCAGGACCGCGAAGGGCAGGGACGGGTCCGAGTCGTCCACGACCACCAGGTCGGCCCGCTTGCCCGGCTCGATCTCGCCGCGGTCGGCAAGTCCGGCGGCGCGGGCCGGACCGGCCGAGACCAGCCGCCAGGCGTCCGGGAAGGGGCAGACCTTGTCCCTGGCCAGGGCGAAGGCGGCCTGGAGCAGGGAGGGGTAGAAATAGTCCGAAGTCAGGGCGTCGCACAGGTCCATGCGGATGGCGTCGCGGGCCATGAGCCGGTCGATGTGGCTCTTGCCCCTGAGCGCGTTGGGCGCGCCCAGGACGACCGCGTCGCCGAGCTCGCGCGCGGTGCGGGCCGTGGCCTCGTCCAGGGGAAATTCACAGATGGCGCAACGCAGTCCGTCGTACCAGGTCCGCGTGGCCGGGTCCGGGTCGTCGTGGGAGGCCATGGGGATGCCCCGTTCGGCCGCCGCCCCGGCCAACCGACGGATGCCCTCGGGCACGGCCGCGGCGCGTTCCTTGATCTCGGTGATCAACTGGATGAACCGGTCGCGGTTCAGACCGGTGCGGTCCAGATAGCCGGACATTTTGGAATAGCGGTCCAGATTGGCGAACATGGCGTCGATGTGGTCGTTGAAGGCGAGCATGTCCACATATCCATCGCGTATCCAGGACTCGACCTCATCCAAGGCCGGGAGGTTGTAGGTCTCGAAGCGCAGGTGCAGGCGGGTGTCGCAGCCGAGCCTGCCGCGCACGGCCTGGAAGTCGGCCAGGAAGGCGTGGGCGGCCTCGCGGCTCCGCAGTCCTGGCTCCCAGGAGCAGGTCAGCCCGTGGAAGGCGGTGGTGATGCCGTTGGCCGTCATGGTTCGGTCCGTGTCCAGGAGCCCCAGGGCCCGGCTGAAGGAGACGCCCGCGCGCGGCATGATGTGCCGCTCGAAGCCGTCGCCGTGCAGGTCCACGATGCCGGGCAGGACGAGCTTGCCCCGTGCGTCGATGGTCCGGGTCCCGTTGCGGCTCCCGTGTCCGGGGCCACGGACCTCCTGAACGGCCCCCTCGGCCACGATGATGTCCGTCTGCCGCACGTCCCCGTCCGGGAGCAGCGCGCGTCCGTTTCGTATGAGCATATCCATGTATCGCTACCTCTCTGTCGGCTTGACTGCATGAAGGTTGCGCGGCCGTTTGGTGACGGGCGCGCGGCGGTTCCCGCTTGATGCGCTATCCTGCCGAAATGGCGCACCAAGTCTTTCCGATCCGGGGCCATGTTCGGCGAGGTGGGAGGGAAAAGTAAAGCAGTAGACAGGTCGCTGATTTGTCTATGGGAAGTTCGTCTTATGTAGGTTCAACCGCAATCTGCGCGTAACCGAATGGCCATACTCTGTGACCCAATCGATCGTCGGCGCGGGCCGGCGCAACCGGAAATCATGGAGAGAAGCAATGAAACGTTCGATCGTCACCCTGATGGCGGCCCTGCTCATGGTCTGCGCCATGGGCGCCTGGGCCCTGGCCGCCGACACCGTTCGGCTGGCCGTTACGGATTTGGAAGGCATGGAGGAACTCCAGCGGGAGTTCGGCGTGTTCAAGGAGAAGCTGGGCAGCCTGACCGGCTATGATTTCGAATTCTTCCCCGTCAACAACCGCACCGCCGCCGTGGAGGCGCTCAAGTCCAAGCGGGTGGACTTCGTCCTGACCGGCCCGGCCGAGTATGTGGTCTTCAAGAAGCGGGTCAACGCCGAGCCGGTGGTCGGCTTCTCCCGGCCCGACTACTTCGGCTCGATCATCGTCCTGGCCTCCAGCGGAATCAACTCCGTGCCTGAGCTCAAGGGCGGGAAGGTGGCCATGGGCGACGTCGGCTCCACCTCCAAGCACCTGGCCCCCATGCAGATCATCAAGGACAACGGGCTCGATCCCCTCAAGGACGTCAAGACCCTGCATGTGGACTACAAGGTCGGCTTCGAGGCCCTCAAGCGCGGCGACGTGGCCGCCTTCGCCACCACCAACGA
It encodes the following:
- a CDS encoding methyl-accepting chemotaxis protein — protein: MKMKSVNTAIALLIATSMAVSILVAVLWVSYDTRQTVFDEGKVAMNNMVAQTMAALDNYIAQTDEMVRMLASQQAVADALAGRDALPASWLFKDLLSTSNGYWAAFAFDRNGKVVAGYNAKEQNLAGADRSSREYVKAILSGKSDHYLSNDILISKSGGGILIFAAAAVVRDHTGEIVGGVGLFPKWDNFTSKFIDPFRVAGSGYAYMLDDKGRIIAHAVNKDLYLKDMSDQEFAKVAMSAKKGETTYMWEGREKYMVFDTASKTGWKVVMSAYEDDLAAAAHNQRDELATGGAILGILLVGVLIFAVRRTITNPVKNILGFASEVAAGDLQARLEGKYKFEFKTLAAQIETMVHELKVKLGFSEGVLQGIALPCALVGEDHTLLWVNPQMCDLLQRSDPPESYVGLAPGEFFYGEPDRKTLSDRAVEQQQRLDNETAYTRVDGSVINVQVTSTPFYDMDGQLLGSLTIWVDVTEIRGQQKLIEEQNERISVAAGQAREISLSLSSAAEELSAQMEEGKRGSEDQRARAAETASAMEQMNASVLDVARNASQASEDADQAKSHAQRGEEMVNQVIESVGEVQAQTEELRLSMEALGSEAKDIGNVLEVITDIADQTNLLALNAAIEAARAGDAGRGFAVVADEVRKLAEKTMAATSEVGEAIRHIQEMTGRNVGATEQAAQAVERSTDLARESGKALLEIVGRVETASDQVRIIAAAAEEQSATSDEINQATDDINHISMDTYQVMQSANEAIQEVAAMATRLNEVIEDMAGQG
- the gatB gene encoding Asp-tRNA(Asn)/Glu-tRNA(Gln) amidotransferase subunit GatB, whose translation is MSRYETVIGLEVHAQLKTESKIFCSCSTKFGNEPNENVCAVCSGMPGVLPVLNEKVAEYATKAGLATDCEINLKSVFARKNYFYPDLPKGYQISQFELPICEHGHVDIEVDGEKKRVGLTRIHMEEDAGKNIHSAADNASFVDLNRTGVPLIEIVSEPDMRSAEEAVAYLKELRSVLLYLGICDGNMEEGSFRCDANVSIRPYGQEEFGTRAELKNLNSFKHIQKAIEYEVERQIDLVEDGDKVIQETRLYNVDKGTTHSMRGKEEAHDYRYFPDPDLVPLVLDQAWVDKWKSELPELPAAKRERFMAEYTLADYDAALITNDLAVADYFEAAVKAYAGDPKKVTNWVVGELLPFCHESGAEACGVKLTPEKLAGLLALVDDGTISVKIGKDIFRDLCASGDDPAEYVKAKGLVQVSDTSELEAMVDQVIADNPSEVEAFKGGKKKLMGFFMGQVMRLSKGQANPGVVTQLFNKKLS
- a CDS encoding DsrE family protein; translation: MNYDVLFHFDHDPQALDIAISNIKNYRNAFSEDRPAVVLVVNGPGVRFLDRDGEHAAQLNEVLALGVAVKVCNNALTHFNIDPARLCAGCEVVPAGVVEIVELQRRGFAYVKP
- a CDS encoding MltA domain-containing protein, translated to MRHDFNDIRPTLWRAFKLLLAVACLAALLSCVRSGPLFRSGKTAPTVPKAAEADTAEAREAGGARDAEAADIPEMADIAEMAGNAEEGAGLSAALSVGEGCLYRDEAVRRLTLRPVREPLSIPACDMFFPLSNVEGARNMARLDIRSQGLDSWRALESPVQRSLEYALNMPADEPALARPGMSLTWGQVVRSLTEFLDLLPHLDADPDLLAQRFVWYGMRQKPLMTGYYTPEIEASLTRRPGYEYPIYGVPEDLRYGPVRGRYRFYRVDKGRVLSYYKRGDVDLRKVLSGRGLEIAWAKDPVDVFYMQVEGCGRLRLPDGTTRNVLYGAKNGHGFRSLGRILHAKGLLPDGHLAKEDVKRYFAKHPERMFQLMAENRSYVFFRLENSPPEGTIGKPLTPMVSLATDRKLLPLGSLLAFEAEIPEARDGRPAGKRKVAGIGLAQDTGTAIRGPHVDYYIGEGNAVAPIASNIKTEATVYLLISKEALING
- a CDS encoding alpha-D-ribose 1-methylphosphonate 5-triphosphate diphosphatase, with the translated sequence MDMLIRNGRALLPDGDVRQTDIIVAEGAVQEVRGPGHGSRNGTRTIDARGKLVLPGIVDLHGDGFERHIMPRAGVSFSRALGLLDTDRTMTANGITTAFHGLTCSWEPGLRSREAAHAFLADFQAVRGRLGCDTRLHLRFETYNLPALDEVESWIRDGYVDMLAFNDHIDAMFANLDRYSKMSGYLDRTGLNRDRFIQLITEIKERAAAVPEGIRRLAGAAAERGIPMASHDDPDPATRTWYDGLRCAICEFPLDEATARTARELGDAVVLGAPNALRGKSHIDRLMARDAIRMDLCDALTSDYFYPSLLQAAFALARDKVCPFPDAWRLVSAGPARAAGLADRGEIEPGKRADLVVVDDSDPSLPFAVLTLRQGTPVFSACGLGM
- the der gene encoding ribosome biogenesis GTPase Der, giving the protein MLPIVALVGRPNVGKSTLFNRLLRKSRSITHDLPGVTRDRIYGECIMGETRFDLIDTGGMVLESEATPELSKDFEDEIFEQAREAINEANAILFVVDGKEGLTPLDQQAAEYVRRSGKPVLMLVNKVDGSEFEAHMTAEFHSLGIEFLPVSAAHGYNLHGVRDRVRKFVKGLGLPEDVDDGVEKGLRLTLLGRPNAGKSSIINALIGKDRLIVSDVAGTTRDSIDVTFEKQGKRYTFVDTAGVRKRANIQDHLEKISVIRALKNSKRSDVTILAIDITLGVGRQDKRLIEFLAKEKTPFIVVVNKADLIPRSETNRALEAFREELRLVPHVPVVMTSAVKGLGIGKLLPMAEAMRRECEIRVGTGELNRAMQAVVEKLQPPVVKRRRPKFYYVTQADEPIPTFVFFCNDHTIVKTSYVRYLENQFRKLLGIKSAPVNIVFRSSHDKKEWEKARGISALGKRGPGRERIGGAKTRRHEEKYKALKSKRRREEREAQDAKGGKGKKGK
- a CDS encoding DUF4254 domain-containing protein is translated as MADITQDSIKSTIRDAVAHQIRSVMDWHYGEPVYEGDPADDLSGLQGLRELVARQHWANFQLWHVEDRARRKDVDARVIADCKYAIDKLNQKRNDLIERVDECLISMMEPLLPSEAPERYNTETAGAALDRLSIQALKIYHMKEQCSRKDVDEDHIRQCDNKVGVLKRQHNDLERAILELIDEYFAGTKKPKVYFQFKMYNDPKLNPELYGNKK
- the mtnA gene encoding S-methyl-5-thioribose-1-phosphate isomerase, giving the protein MTEHIQYSPEKDALILLDQRYLPNREDWFECKTTDDICYALVVMVVRGAPAIGVTAAYGCYLAGREVQGMDGDWKANLSAKLDQIHEARPTAVNLRWAVREMRRIWEEAGDVSLDALLDIWLDRAKEIHAGDIEMCELIGKFGGELIDDGDTVMTHCNAGALATAGYGTALGVIRGAIDQGKKVSVIANETRPFLQGARLTAYELHKDGIPVKVACDNACALLMKRGLVDKVVVGADRITANGDAVNKIGTFGVAIIAKRFNIPFYVAAPVYTIDPETPTGDDVPIEDRDPREVTHIGDHRIPPEGVEVYNLAFDPTPNELIAGIITEKGVLYPPYDLAIKKLFM